TTTTTAGGGGGAAAACGAATGAAATTTTCGGAACATTGCAGAAAGAACGCCGCAGAGTGGTGGGAGGGCAGCTTCATCCACCCATTTGTAACAGGGATTGGTGAAGGGACGCTGCCTCTAGATAAGTTTAAATATTACGTTCTCCAAGATTCCTACTATTTAACTCATTTTGCCAAGGTCCAATCATTGGCGGCGGCCTATGCTGACAGCCTGTATGTCACGAGCCGGATGGCTGACCATGCAAAAGGAACCTACGAAGCTGAACTTGCCCTTCATCGGAAATTTACTGAGCTATTAAAGATCAGCGATGAAGAATTGGACGCTTTTCAGCCGTCACCAACGGCTTACTCCTATACCTCTCACATGTACCGTTCTTCAATGGGAGGGAATTTCGGCGAGATTTTAGCAGCCCTGCTGCCTTGTTACTGGCTCTATTATGATGTCGGTGAGCATCTGAAGGAATGTACGCCTGATAATCCAATCTATCAAGAATGGATTGCAACCTATGGCGGAGATTGGTTCAAATCACTTGTTGAAGAACAAATTGAGCGCTTTGACGAGTGGGCCGAGAAAAGCACAGAAGAAGTGAGACAGCGAATGAAGCAAAACTTTGTAACGTCATGCTACTATGAATACAAATTTTGGGATATGGCGAATAAAAAAGAAAATTGGTCCGTTACTGAGTCTAAAGAGGTGGAACAGGGTGCAGATTCACTTAATTACCGATGACCGCCATACGATAGACCAATTGATTCAAAAGGTATCCGATTTGCAAGATTCGATCGATTACTTACACATTCGCGAAAAAACGAAGAGTGCAAAAGATGTGGCGAACTTAGTGAAACAGCTGATAAATTCCGGATTTGACAGAAGTCAGCTGGTTATCAACGACCGGGTTGATGCGGCTGTGCTCGCTGGAGTCAATCAAGTACAGCTTCCATCACATAGCTTTGATGTGAAGGAAGTAAAAGCTAAATTCCCCTATTTAACTGCCGGCGTTTCAGTCCATTCTGTTGAAGAAGCAATTCAAGCCGAAAAAGACGGCGCCGATTATTGCCTGTTCGGTCATATCTATCCGACAGGGAGCAAATCCTTTGCACCAGGCAGAGGAACAGAAGCATTGCAGGAGGTTGTAAACGCCGTAGCTATTCCAGTCATCAGCATCGGCGGAATAACGGGAGAAAAAATCGCTGAGCTAAAAAAAATAAAACCGGCAGGAATTGCGGTGATGTCCGCTATACTTTCAGCTGATCATCCGCGACGAGCAGCAGAGTCATTTGTACAACTGCTAAAGGAGGAACAGTAATGGCAACGCATTACGATGCAGCGATTATCGGAGGGGGCATTATCGGCTTATCTACTGCCTATCATCTTGCGAAAAAAAACGTCAAGGTTGCCCTGTTTGAAAGCGGAAAAGTTGGAAAAAAAGCATCTCAGGCTGCCGCCGGAATGCTTGGTGCCCATGCAGAGCTGGAAAAGCCAGGTGTATTCTTTGATTTCGCAAGAGCCAGCCAGAGCAGGTACCCGACTTTGGCAGAGGAAGTAAAGGAAATCAGCGGAATTGATATGAACCTGAAGACTGGAGGAATCTTAAAGCTAGCTTACTCCAAGGAAGATATAGAAAGTGGAAATCAAATGAATAGACTCGATTCTGTCGTTTGGAAAAGCAAGGAAGAGGCACTTGCCATGGAGCCTTCTATCAGCGAAAGTATTCTCGGTGCGAGCTTTATCGAAGATGATATTCAAGTAGAGCCAACGAAAGTTTGCAAGGCTTTCGCAAAATCAGCAAGGCTTCTTGGGGCAGATATTTATGAATATACGCCAATTACCGCGATTGATACGGATTCTGCAGCTATTACAATAAAATCGCAAAATGAAACATTTTCAGCGGATCAATTGATCGTTGCCTCCGGAGTTTGGAGCGGGCATTTCTTTCAGCAGCTCGGACTTGAGAAAAAGCTGTATCCTGTCAAAGGAGAATGCCTTTCAGTTTGGAATGAGGATATTGCGCTTGAAAGAACGCTCTATCATGAACATTGCTACATCGTACCGCGAAAAAACGGGCGGCTTGTTATCGGAGCGACGATGAAGCCTGGCGATTGGGATGAAGAGCCAACCTTAGGAGGAATTGGAGCCGTCATGAAAAAAGCTGCCTCCATGCTTCCAGCTGTCACACGGATGAAAATAGACACCTTTTGGGCAGGACTGAGACCCGAGACAGAGGACAGTACACCATATATCGGAAAGCATCCGAATGACAATCGAATCCTATTTGCAGCAGGGCATTACAGAAACGGAATTTTGCTTGCACCGGCAACGGGGAGCATGATTTCTGACCTCGTTCTCGGCAAGAAGGTGAATCAAGAGTGGGAAGATGCCTTTGCGATTAAGGACAAGGAGAGACAGGTCATATGATGATTCAATTAAACGGACGAAAAATAACAGTTGACAATGGCATTACAACGGTTCAGAAGCTTTTAGAAGCCTATCAATTAGATAACCGAATCGTCATCGTTGAAAAAAACAAAGAAATCATTGACAAATCAAACTATACAGATGAACAGCTTCAGGAAAATGACGTTGTCGAGCTCGTTCATTTTGTAGGTGGAGGGTAAAAAAAATGTTAAAAATCGCTGATAAAGTATTTCAATCCAGATTATTTCTCGGTACCGGAAAATACCCTGATTTCGAGACCCAAAGAGAAGCAGTCGAAGTCTCTGAGGCTGAAATTTTAACCTTTGCCGTGCGGCGAATGAATATCTTTGAAGAATCGCAGCCGAATTTTTTAGAAGCGCTAGATTTATCAAAGTATACGTTATTGCCTAATACAGCTGGGGCGAAAACAGCAGAAGAAGCCGTAAGAATCGCGAAGCTATCAAAGGCTTCGGGATTGTGTGACATGATTAAAGTTGAGGTAATTGGTTGTGACAGAACTTTGCTGCCGGATCCGGTAGAAACCTTAAAAGCGTCAGAAATGCTGCTGGAGGAAGGATTTATTGTACTGCCATACACGTCTGACGATGTGGTTCTTGCCAAGCGACTCGAGGATTTGGGAGTTCATGCAATCATGCCGGGTGCTTCTCCGATTGGATCAGGAAAAGGCATTGTCAATCCAATGAATCTCTCATTTATTATTGAACAATCGAATGTACCGGTTATCGTTGATGCTGGTATTGGCTCTCCAAAGGATGCTGCCTATGCAATGGAGCTAGGCGCAGATGGTATTCTCCTAAATACAGCGGTGTCAAATGCAAACGATCCAGTCAAAATGTCGCTTGCGATGAAATTGGCTGTTGAAGCCGGACGTATGGGCTTTGAAGCTGGAAGAATTCCAGAAAAAAATTACGGAATTGCCAGCAGTCCGCTTGAAGGAATGGTAGGATCTTGACAAATAAATATTCCAGGCAAACATTATTTGGCCCGATCGGCGAGGAAGGACAGAAAAAATTTGCAGATGCTCACGTTGTAATTATCGGCGGTGGAGCTCTGGGAAGCTCCTCAGCAGAGATGCTCGCCCGGTCCGGCATAGGCAAAATAACGATAGTAGACAGAGATTATGTTGATGAAAGCAATCTCCAGCGTCAGCAGCTTTACACAGAATCAGATGTGCAGGAAAAGCTGCCGAAAGCTGTCGCGGCAGAAAAACGTTTGCGGCAAATTAACAGCGACATTCAAGTAACAGGCATTGTAGCTGATATTACCGCTGAGAATATCTTCAGTTTCATTGCAGGTTCCTCGGTCATTATTGACGGTACCGATAATTTTGAAACAAGGCTGATCGTAAATGATGCCGCAGTTAAAGAAGGGATTCCTTTTGTGTTTGGAGCTTGTGTTGCGAGCTACGGTCTTTCCTATACGATCATTCCCGGACAGACGCCTTGCCTGAATTGTTTAATCGGCCATCTTCCGGCAGATGGCATGACGTGTGACACAGTTGGGGTCATCAGCCCGATTGTTCAGCAGGTGGCTGTCTGGCAGGTAACAGAGGTTTTTAAGCTACTAGCCGGTCAGCATACGGGTTCTGTCTTGCGAACTGCTGATATTTGGAAGGGCGAGCATTCTGAGGTAAGGGTAGATGCCTTAAAACATTCTGCGTGTCCTACCTGTGCCGAACGGAGCTATCCGTTTTTATCTTATGAAAATCAGACAAAAGCAGCCGTTCTATGCG
This window of the Bacillus gobiensis genome carries:
- a CDS encoding ThiF family adenylyltransferase; translation: MTNKYSRQTLFGPIGEEGQKKFADAHVVIIGGGALGSSSAEMLARSGIGKITIVDRDYVDESNLQRQQLYTESDVQEKLPKAVAAEKRLRQINSDIQVTGIVADITAENIFSFIAGSSVIIDGTDNFETRLIVNDAAVKEGIPFVFGACVASYGLSYTIIPGQTPCLNCLIGHLPADGMTCDTVGVISPIVQQVAVWQVTEVFKLLAGQHTGSVLRTADIWKGEHSEVRVDALKHSACPTCAERSYPFLSYENQTKAAVLCGRNTVQIRSNTKKKMELKLIYERLGKAGVKVKGNPYLVSFEADGCQLVLFQDGRALVHGVKDIARARTIYSKWIG
- a CDS encoding thiazole synthase, which codes for MLKIADKVFQSRLFLGTGKYPDFETQREAVEVSEAEILTFAVRRMNIFEESQPNFLEALDLSKYTLLPNTAGAKTAEEAVRIAKLSKASGLCDMIKVEVIGCDRTLLPDPVETLKASEMLLEEGFIVLPYTSDDVVLAKRLEDLGVHAIMPGASPIGSGKGIVNPMNLSFIIEQSNVPVIVDAGIGSPKDAAYAMELGADGILLNTAVSNANDPVKMSLAMKLAVEAGRMGFEAGRIPEKNYGIASSPLEGMVGS
- the thiS gene encoding sulfur carrier protein ThiS, whose product is MMIQLNGRKITVDNGITTVQKLLEAYQLDNRIVIVEKNKEIIDKSNYTDEQLQENDVVELVHFVGGG
- the thiO gene encoding glycine oxidase ThiO, which encodes MATHYDAAIIGGGIIGLSTAYHLAKKNVKVALFESGKVGKKASQAAAGMLGAHAELEKPGVFFDFARASQSRYPTLAEEVKEISGIDMNLKTGGILKLAYSKEDIESGNQMNRLDSVVWKSKEEALAMEPSISESILGASFIEDDIQVEPTKVCKAFAKSARLLGADIYEYTPITAIDTDSAAITIKSQNETFSADQLIVASGVWSGHFFQQLGLEKKLYPVKGECLSVWNEDIALERTLYHEHCYIVPRKNGRLVIGATMKPGDWDEEPTLGGIGAVMKKAASMLPAVTRMKIDTFWAGLRPETEDSTPYIGKHPNDNRILFAAGHYRNGILLAPATGSMISDLVLGKKVNQEWEDAFAIKDKERQVI
- the tenI gene encoding thiazole tautomerase TenI; translated protein: MQIHLITDDRHTIDQLIQKVSDLQDSIDYLHIREKTKSAKDVANLVKQLINSGFDRSQLVINDRVDAAVLAGVNQVQLPSHSFDVKEVKAKFPYLTAGVSVHSVEEAIQAEKDGADYCLFGHIYPTGSKSFAPGRGTEALQEVVNAVAIPVISIGGITGEKIAELKKIKPAGIAVMSAILSADHPRRAAESFVQLLKEEQ
- the tenA gene encoding thiaminase II encodes the protein MKFSEHCRKNAAEWWEGSFIHPFVTGIGEGTLPLDKFKYYVLQDSYYLTHFAKVQSLAAAYADSLYVTSRMADHAKGTYEAELALHRKFTELLKISDEELDAFQPSPTAYSYTSHMYRSSMGGNFGEILAALLPCYWLYYDVGEHLKECTPDNPIYQEWIATYGGDWFKSLVEEQIERFDEWAEKSTEEVRQRMKQNFVTSCYYEYKFWDMANKKENWSVTESKEVEQGADSLNYR